One window of Flavobacterium dauae genomic DNA carries:
- a CDS encoding IS1182 family transposase — MQGRKDFSPQLFYELSLDGLVPVDNFYRRVNRELDLHFLYKSTQKYYGTQGQESINPVVFFKILLVGYLNNINSDRALIRYCSNCLDVRLFLGYDLNEELPWHSTISRTRALFGEEVFLQLFQLILSLCVHKGMVSGKRQAVDSAFIKANASMDSLVEKEVLNDASAFVDELEENSEFKVTSTRKKLVDQHHNWKKEEYVKMPGHVKTLQKDEDGNAIRPKFLSNHTHYSPTDPDAKISTKPGKPRQLNYAGQLAVDDKHHVITGACASTAGSKDSAIFSDIMDQTIANLAQNDIQINEVLADAGYSSGTSLQYCEDKNLDAWIPNFGQYKPTREGFIFNEEENQYECIQEGGNRAFLPYKRTSTDSKGYQKKTYRSSETDCKDCPLREPCCGKVTKFKKLDESIHKPLYDKMHEKLTKNKAYHRRLVKRRSSTVEPVLGTLINFFNMKRINSRGMAQANKHVLMSSLSYNLKKYLRFIFKKPSVLAQVLFLHKGENLFFINLSNATPNTSF; from the coding sequence ATGCAAGGACGAAAAGATTTCAGCCCACAACTATTTTACGAACTAAGCCTAGATGGTCTAGTTCCGGTAGATAATTTCTACCGACGGGTAAATCGTGAGTTAGATTTACACTTTCTGTACAAATCAACCCAAAAATATTACGGCACTCAAGGACAAGAAAGTATTAATCCTGTTGTGTTTTTCAAGATTTTATTGGTGGGCTATTTAAACAACATTAATAGCGATCGTGCCTTGATACGCTATTGCAGTAACTGTTTAGATGTTCGTTTGTTTTTGGGTTACGATTTAAACGAAGAACTTCCTTGGCATTCCACCATAAGCAGAACCCGAGCGCTTTTTGGCGAAGAAGTTTTCTTACAGCTTTTTCAGTTGATATTAAGTTTATGTGTTCATAAAGGCATGGTTTCAGGTAAACGCCAGGCGGTAGACTCGGCTTTTATAAAAGCCAATGCCAGCATGGATTCTTTAGTTGAAAAAGAGGTTTTAAATGATGCATCGGCCTTTGTGGATGAGCTAGAAGAAAATTCAGAATTTAAAGTAACATCAACCCGCAAGAAATTAGTAGATCAGCATCATAATTGGAAAAAAGAAGAATATGTTAAGATGCCGGGACATGTTAAAACACTTCAAAAAGATGAAGACGGTAACGCAATCAGACCAAAATTTTTAAGCAATCACACCCATTATTCACCTACCGATCCTGATGCGAAAATATCGACCAAACCTGGTAAGCCACGCCAACTGAACTATGCAGGACAGTTAGCAGTAGACGATAAACACCACGTGATTACAGGAGCTTGTGCGAGCACAGCAGGGAGTAAAGACTCGGCAATCTTTAGCGACATTATGGATCAGACAATAGCCAACTTGGCTCAAAATGATATTCAAATCAATGAAGTTTTAGCCGATGCGGGTTACAGTAGTGGTACAAGTTTGCAATATTGCGAGGATAAAAATCTGGATGCTTGGATCCCAAACTTCGGACAATACAAACCCACCCGCGAAGGGTTTATCTTTAATGAAGAAGAAAACCAATACGAATGTATACAAGAAGGTGGCAACAGAGCATTTCTGCCCTATAAGCGAACATCAACCGACAGTAAAGGTTACCAGAAGAAGACCTATCGTAGTAGCGAAACAGACTGTAAAGATTGCCCACTCAGAGAACCATGCTGTGGAAAAGTAACCAAGTTTAAAAAGCTTGATGAAAGTATCCATAAACCTTTGTATGATAAAATGCACGAAAAACTAACCAAGAATAAAGCATACCACCGCAGGTTAGTAAAACGTCGAAGTTCCACAGTAGAACCTGTTTTGGGTACGTTGATAAATTTCTTTAATATGAAACGAATCAATAGTCGGGGAATGGCTCAAGCAAACAAACATGTACTCATGTCAAGTTTATCGTACAACTTGAAAAAATACTTACGTTTTATCTTCAAAAAACCAAGCGTTTTAGCCCAAGTTTTATTCTTACATAAAGGGGAA
- a CDS encoding DUF4180 domain-containing protein, with the protein METNTHEINNIKIAELSSEQVIINNIDDGLNLLGNVYYKGFDKVVIHQKNITPDFFELKNRMAGEILQKFSTYRVQLAIVGDFSTFNSKSLKDFIYESNKGNQINFVSSTDEALTKLSGK; encoded by the coding sequence ATGGAAACAAATACACACGAGATAAATAACATAAAAATAGCTGAACTATCATCAGAACAAGTCATAATAAACAACATAGATGATGGACTCAATTTATTAGGGAACGTTTATTACAAAGGATTTGATAAAGTTGTCATTCATCAAAAAAATATTACTCCAGACTTTTTTGAACTCAAAAATCGAATGGCGGGAGAAATCCTTCAAAAATTTTCAACTTATCGTGTTCAATTGGCTATTGTGGGAGATTTTTCGACATTCAACAGCAAGAGCCTAAAAGATTTCATTTATGAAAGCAATAAGGGAAACCAAATTAACTTTGTCTCATCAACAGATGAAGCATTAACAAAATTATCAGGGAAATGA